One window of Pyrus communis chromosome 12, drPyrComm1.1, whole genome shotgun sequence genomic DNA carries:
- the LOC137710019 gene encoding uncharacterized protein, which yields MAKHPRIAQYLDKVRRKLEVFETYTLTQVPRVDNAHVDALASLGFTLDYQLKRSIPIEYLDKPSIEVEPTAEVSQNDILIRRSYTGLHLCYLAPPDDLKVLSSIHEGICGNHSRGRSLEQKAFNACYYWPTMHQDTEELVQKCDRCQRYKPTPTLPANELHPQTSHWPFMEWAIDLV from the exons ATGGCAAAACATCCAAGGATAGCGCAATACCTAGATAAGGTACGCAGAAAGCTTGAAGTATTTGAGACTTACACCCTCACTCAAGTGCCGCGGGTAGACAACGCCCACGTGGATGCACTAGCCAGCTTAGGCTTCACCCTTGATTATCAACTCAAACGCTCGATTCCGATTGAGTATCTAGACAAACCAAGTATAGAGGTGGAGCCAACAGCCgaggtgtcacag AATGACATTCTCATCCGAAGATCCTACACTGGACTGCATCTCTGTTATCTAGCACCTCCCGATGACTTgaaggttctaagctcaatccacgaaggcATTTGTGGAAACCACTCCAGAGGCCGATCCTTAGAACAAAAGGCTTTTAACGCATGCTACTACTGGCCTACCATGCACCAAGATACTGaggagttagtacaaaagtgcgaTCGTTGCCAACGCTACAAGCCGACACCAACACTGCCTGCCAATGAGCTACATCCGCAAACGAGCCATTGGCCGTTCATGGAATGGGCAATTGACCTGGTATGA